A stretch of Polypterus senegalus isolate Bchr_013 chromosome 5, ASM1683550v1, whole genome shotgun sequence DNA encodes these proteins:
- the LOC120529416 gene encoding atypical chemokine receptor 4-like, whose product MESLDEEDYEYEYNITFNESYEYYHTLCYKDDVRNFGKIFLPIFYSLALIIGISGNSLVVAVYIYYKRLKTKTDIYILNLAIADLLLLFTLPFWAADAVHGWELGEAMCKITSALYVMNFSCGMFFLACISLDRYQAMFRNQDRPRKQEYIFVLIVVWMAAIILSLPQLIFSTVKEKETRRVCISVYPATMARNTKAAIQFLEVIFSFVIPFVIMVFCYTRVAKTLMWSPNVKKWRAFRVLLAVVGVFFLTQIPYNIVKFIRAVDVIYSFIIMCEASKNLDIAILITESAALFHSCLNPIVYAFVGASVKNHLLKLLKMISSHKRTHREQTVEISLNSHSNTENTISFTI is encoded by the coding sequence ATGGAGTCACTAGATGAAGAGGACTATGAGTATGAATATAATATAACTTTCAATGAAAGTTATGAATACTACCATACTCTTTGTTACAAGGATGATGTTCGCAACTTTGGAAAGATCTTTCTGCCCATTTTCTACTCTTTGGCTCTAATAATAGGAATTTCTGGAAACTCATTAGTGGTGGCTGTTTACATCTATTATAAGAGACTTAAGACCAAGACggacatatacattttaaatctgGCTATAGCTGATCTCCTCCTTCTGTTCACCCTCCCATTCTGGGCAGCTGATGCTGTTCATGGCTGGGAGCTGGGAGAAGCCATGTGCAAAATAACCTCTGCCTTGTATGTCATGAATTTCAGCTGTGGGATGTTTTTCCTTGCTTGCATCAGTCTGGACAGATACCAAGCTATGTTTAGAAACCAGGACAGACCAAGAAAACAGGAATATATCTTTGTTTTGATTGTTGTCTGGATGGCTGCAATCATCCTCAGTTTGCCCCAACTAATATTTtcaacagtaaaagaaaaagaaaccaggCGAGTTTGCATTTCAGTTTATCCTGCTACAATGGCCAGGAATACAAAAGCAGCTATTCAGTTTCTGGAAGTGATTTTCAGTTTTGTGATCCCATTTGTAATCATGGTATTCTGCTACACAAGAGTGGCCAAAACTCTAATGTGGTCCCCAAACGTGAAGAAGTGGAGGGCATTCAGAGTACTGCTGGCAGTTGTAGGTGTATTTTTTTTGACTCAGATACCATACAATATTGTCAAGTTTATCAGAGCAGTGGATGTGATCTATTCATTTATAATTATGTGTGAGGCCagtaaaaacctggacattgccATTCTCATCACAGAAAGTGCAGCCCTTTTCCACAGTTGTTTAAATCCTATTGTTTATGCCTTTGTTGGAGCTTCTGTTAAAAACCATCTCctaaaactgctaaaaatgatAAGTTCACATAAGAGGACACACAGGGAACAAACTGTTGAAATATCTCTTAATTCCCATTCAAATACTGAAAACACCATCAGTTTCACAATTTAA